The following proteins come from a genomic window of Salvia hispanica cultivar TCC Black 2014 chromosome 4, UniMelb_Shisp_WGS_1.0, whole genome shotgun sequence:
- the LOC125219847 gene encoding probable L-type lectin-domain containing receptor kinase VI.1 has protein sequence MARSSLFSIQTITLLLSTFFFTPESINFTFHGFNQDDLYIDEATVINPSNNSPAMLTDSDPNAIGHAFFPHPIPIFNSTLTRFNSFSTQFVFQINPSNEGGYGLAFTLSASRGFPGARPGHLMGVFNDSNRNTSSTNHIFMVEFDTVKGFDEDIDSDGNHVGINLNGMNSSYYKVTEIYLQKAKPIRAWIDYEAISKQINVTIARVNDPKPEPLMSVTHDLSDVLSENMYAGFSAATGGDKWSSHYILGWSFRLNGPADHLNSSLLPTVAANSGSNSELRNALLAAISAVLIISVASLIGIVMYRRSSRFEDLEKWELDCPHRFRYRELHAATKGFRESEMIGRGGFGAVYRGVLASSGVEVAVKRITTNNPLQGMREFAAEIESLGKLRHKNLVHLQGWCKRKNDLLLVYDYLPNGSLDSLLYNPDPGFPVVLSWEQRFSIVKGIASGLLYLHEDWDQVVIHRDVKSSNVLLDADMSPRLGDFGLARLYDHGKNSHTTHVVGTIGYIAPELTHTGKASTSTDVFAYGILLLEIACGRAAVAYEAHRNAILVDWVVECMQMGNVFDAVDARMEYVVEEMEMVLGLGLLCSHPRKEMRPTMRQVVRYLNGDEVMPLLESLSLEGSRRVDEITARLLQLGLVDRVLRYSSDSVNLGVSVGVMSTTSFDGGR, from the exons ATGGCTCGTTCCAGCCTCTTCTCAATTCAAACAATCACCCTCCTCCTCTCCACATTTTTCTTCACACCAGAATCCATCAATTTCACCTTCCATGGATTCAACCAAGATGACCTTTACATCGATGAAGCAACCGTGATAAACCCTTCTAACAACAGCCCGGCAATGCTAACCGACAGCGATCCCAATGCCATCGGCCACGCATTCTTCCCCCATCCAATCCCCATCTTCAACTCCACCCTCACTCGCTTCAACTCATTCAGCACACAATTCGTCTTCCAGATCAACCCCTCCAACGAAGGCGGCTACGGCCTCGCCTTCACCCTCTCCGCCTCCCGGGGCTTCCCTGGCGCCCGCCCCGGCCACCTCATGGGAGTATTCAACGACTCCAACAGGAACACCTCCTCCACAAACCACATCTTCATGGTCGAATTCGACACCGTGAAAGGCTTCGACGAGGACATCGATTCCGACGGAAATCACGTCGGAATCAACCTCAACGGAATGAATTCCAGTTATTACAAAGTAACCGAGATTTATTTGCAGAAGGCTAAGCCTATTAGAGCGTGGATCGACTATGAAGCAATCAGCAAACAAATTAATGTCACCATTGCTCGTGTCAATGATCCCAAACCAGAGCCGTTGATGTCTGTAACTCATGATCTGTCAGATGTTTTGTCGGAGAATATGTATGCCGGATTCTCCGCTGCAACGGGTGGAGACAAATGGAGCTCTCATTACATCCTAGGATGGAGCTTCCGCCTCAACGGCCCCGCCGATCATCTCAATTCGTCTCTGCTCCCCACCGTCGCTGCAAATTCCGGCAGCAATAGTGAACTGAGAAACGCGCTCCTCGCTGCAATTTCTGCTGTTTTGATAATCTCTGTAGCGTCGTTGATCGGCATAGTAATGTACCGGAGATCGAGCCGGTTCGAGGATTTGGAGAAATGGGAGCTGGATTGCCCCCATAGATTCCGGTACCGGGAGCTCCACGCGGCGACGAAAGGGTTTAGAGAGAGTGAGATGATCGGAAGGGGAGGGTTTGGAGCAGTTTACAGAGGGGTTTTGGCGAGCAGCGGCGTTGAGGTTGCGGTGAAGAGGATCACAACCAATAATCCGCTGCAAGGGATGAGGGAATTTGCGGCGGAGATTGAGAGTTTGGGGAAGTTGAGGCACAAGAACTTAGTCCATCTTCAAGGTTGGTGCAAGCGCAAAAATGATCTACTTTTGGTATACGACTATCTCCCCAATGGAAGCCTCGATTCTCTGCTCTACAATCCTGACCCCGGTTTCCCGGTCGTGTTGAGCTGGGAGCAGAGGTTCAGCATCGTCAAAGGCATCGCGTCCGGCCTGCTATACCTACATGAGGACTGGGACCAG GTTGTCATACACCGCGACGTGAAGTCGAGCAACGTGTTGCTAGACGCCGACATGAGCCCCCGGCTCGGCGACTTCGGGCTCGCGAGGCTATACGACCACGGGAAGAATTCACACACGACGCACGTGGTGGGCACGATAGGCTACATTGCCCCCGAGCTGACCCACACGGGAAAGGCCTCAACAAGCACGGACGTCTTCGCGTACGGGATCCTCCTCCTCGAGATCGCCTGCGGCCGGGCAGCGGTGGCCTACGAGGCCCACCGCAACGCGATCTTGGTGGACTGGGTGGTGGAGTGCATGCAGATGGGGAACGTGTTCGACGCCGTGGACGCGAGGATGGAGTATGTGGTGGAGGAGATGGAGATGGTGCTGGGATTAGGGCTCCTGTGCTCGCACCCGAGGAAGGAGATGAGGCCGACGATGAGGCAGGTGGTGAGGTATTTGAATGGGGATGAGGTTATGCCGTTGCTTGAGAGCTTGAGCTTGGAAGGTTCTAGAAGAGTTGATGAGATTACGGCGAGGCTGCTGCAGTTGGGATTGGTGGATAGGGTTTTGAGGTATAGTTCGGATTCCGTTAATTTGGGGGTTTCTGTAGGGGTTATGTCTACTACTTCTTTTGATGGAGGGAGAtga
- the LOC125219217 gene encoding lectin-domain containing receptor kinase VI.4-like, giving the protein MSTLNSLIQILIFSSIFLLSHSTGLNFTYHGFNDTILSREGATVTKPNGALRLTNTSKSVIGHAFYPSPIRIANSSFTTHFVFQINPAAGAGRGGYGLAFTLSPAPAFPGAAAGHYMGVFSDSNNGKASNHVLMVEFDTVNGYNEKTDAEGNHVSINVNGMDSELEVSKPAAFLPEGSRGKEEEVYLENQGPVQAWIDYDGTGISKRFNVTVAPFGVSKPIRPLMNLDLDEKNSDVLLEDMYIGFSAATGEKSSSHYILGWSFCLNGIASQLNQSLLPVVEVAEASSSSGGSRVRTILIATFSVALFVLVVFLIAMVFYRRVMRFEVLEDWEVDAPHRFRYRELYVATKGFRGSEKIGEGGFGAVYRGVLPTTGGEVAVKKIMANNSLQGMREFAAEIESLGKLRHKNLVNLQGWCKHKNELVIVYDYVPNGSLDSLLYNSSSVLSWEQRFNIIKGVASGLLYLHEEWEQVVIHRDVKSSNVLIDRDMNPRLGDFGLARLYDHGKNSHRTTNVVGTIGYIAPELTRTGQPSTSTDVFAYGILLLEVACGRAAVVCEAHRNVILVDWVVECMQKGNMFEAVDGKLNSAYVVQEMELVLGLGLLCSHPKAESRPTMRQVVKYLNGDELLPLFERLSSAGSRRADEVTARLLELGLSDRIGFTGTTSYYSYYSSSIGAMSTTSFGSGR; this is encoded by the coding sequence ATGTCCACACTCAATTCTCTAATTCAAATCCTCATCTTCTCCAGCATCTTCCTCTTATCTCACTCCACAGGCCTCAACTTCACCTACCATGGATTCAACGACACCATTCTCAGTCGCGAAGGAGCCACCGTCACCAAACCAAACGGCGCATTACGTCTCACCAACACCTCAAAATCCGTCATAGGCCACGCCTTCTATCCATCTCCAATCCGCATCGCCAACTCCTCCTTCACCACGCATTTCGTCTTCCAAATCAACCCCGCCGCCGGCGCCGGCCGCGGCGGCTACGGCCTCGCCTTCACTCTCTCGCCGGCGCCGGCCTTCCCCGGCGCGGCGGCAGGGCACTACATGGGCGTTTTCAGCGATTCAAACAACGGAAAAGCCTCAAACCATGTTTTAATGGTCGAATTCGACACCGTCAACGGCTACAACGAGAAGACGGATGCCGAGGGGAATCACGTCTCAATCAACGTTAACGGGATGGATTCCGAACTCGAAGTTTCGAAACCCGCCGCCTTCCTCCCAGAAGGTTCTAGAGGGAAGGAGGAGGAGGTTTACTTGGAGAATCAGGGTCCTGTTCAAGCATGGATTGACTACGATGGAACTGGAATCAGCAAACGTTTTAATGTAACAGTAGCTCCTTTTGGAGTTAGCAAACCGATTCGGCCTTTGAtgaatttggatttggatgagAAAAATTCGGATGTTTTGTTGGAAGACATGTATATAGGATTCTCTGCTGCAACGGGGGAGAAATCGAGCTCTCATTACATCTTAGGATGGAGTTTTTGTCTCAATGGGATTGCTTCTCAGCTCAATCAATCTCTGCTTCCGGTAGTTGAGGTTGCGGAAGCATCATCTTCGAGTGGTGGTAGTAGAGTCAGGACTATACTTATTGCTACGTTTAGTGTGGCGTTGTTCGTGTTGGTAGTGTTCTTGATCGCCATGGTGTTCTACCGGAGAGTGATGAGGTTCGAGGTTTTGGAGGATTGGGAGGTCGATGCACCTCATAGGTTCCGGTATAGGGAGCTTTACGTCGCGACTAAAGGGTTTCGAGGGAGTGAGAAGATCGGAGAAGGGGGTTTTGGTGCTGTTTATAGAGGTGTTTTGCCAACTACGGGAGGTGAGGTTGCGGTGAAGAAGATCATGGCGAATAACTCGTTGCAAGGCATGAGAGAATTCGCAGCAGAAATCGAGAGTTTGGGGAAGTTGAGGCATAAGAACTTGGTCAATCTTCAAGGCTGGTGCAAGCACAAGAATGAGCTTGTTATAGTCTATGACTATGTACCAAATGGAAGCCTTGATTCTCTCCTTTACAATAGTAGCTCTGTTTTGAGCTGGGAGCAGAGGTTCAACATCATCAAAGGCGTCGCGTCCGGGCTGCTCTACCTGCACGAGGAGTGGGAGCAGGTCGTGATCCATCGTGATGTGAAGTCGAGCAACGTGTTGATAGACCGCGATATGAATCCAAGATTAGGTGACTTTGGGCTTGCGAGGCTGTATGATCATGGGAAGAACTCACACAGGACGACGAACGTTGTGGGCACCATAGGCTACATTGCTCCCGAGCTGACCAGGACGGGGCAGCCCTCGACGAGCACGGATGTGTTTGCTTATGGGATTCTGCTACTTGAGGTCGCGTGTGGGCGGGCTGCGGTCGTGTGTGAGGCTCACCGGAACGTGATCTTGGTGGACTGGGTGGTGGAGTGTATGCAGAAGGGGAACATGTTTGAGGCAGTTGATGGTAAGCTTAATTCAGCTTATGTGGTTCAGGAGATGGAGTTGGTGTTGGGGTTAGGGCTTCTCTGCTCACACCCGAAGGCAGAGTCGCGGCCGACGATGAGGCAGGTGGTGAAGTACTTGAATGGAGATGAGCTTCTGCCATTGTTTGAGAGATTGAGCTCAGCTGGTTCAAGAAGAGCCGATGAAGTTACAGCAAGATTGTTGGAATTAGGGTTGAGTGATAGGATTGGTTTTACTGGTACAACATcttattactcctattattcAAGTTCCATAGGGGCTATGTCTACCACTTCTTTTGGCTCTGGTAGATGA